Genomic DNA from Danio rerio strain Tuebingen ecotype United States chromosome 5, GRCz12tu, whole genome shotgun sequence:
atcaattttgaaaatgtgcatacaaaatgtatgcgcataactgagtaagaTAAACCTTTTATTCGATAAGTAAATatgcacataaactatgatggaaatacttttaccaaacaaattccagtatgcacataaaaaaaaaactttgatattGTTATAAGGTCATGTAatgatgtgtgtgaatggataaacctggctgagcacattgtaaaacatctgaaatgttgttttgatcattctTAATTGCCTTTCAGAGTTAGTGTAATTACATAGTTAATTACCTTCAGAACTGTCGAGAGTGTCTGTGCATCGCATCTCACGCCTTTAAACACCACTACATGTGTATTGTTTGTCTGCATTGTCTTCTAAgtcaagttatttattaaataaggaaaagattgacgcagcttctcctacctcaataaattccatttttacttttgatatttggtgccagttaatcagaaagggactattttgttctctttgatttatTGGATCAAattgctgctttattcgcatgtcttcTATGCGATATTTTAGTTTTGCTTATAAATTTCATTCGCATCttttgatggaaacatagttACTGTCAGTAAGATAAGGTCCAGtgttaaaaaatatgatttttttaatcattcttgaTTGACTGAAGATTCTGCTGacaactcatttattttttttaaagaaaatttcatGCTTGGTTCTGTTGCATCATAGGTCATACAATTTGACATGCACAGAGGAAACGGCTAAGAGGGGCTTCCCAAAGACCTGCTGTACCCTTCAAGACATCCCCCTTATCAGGTGAAAACCACAAAATGACCAGATTTGGAGACTTTAGGTGGTACTGTTTTGCATCAACATCTAAAAAGGTTGTAATATCTGGATTTCTGCTCTTTTACCAGTAAATGTGGTTGCTATCCACCAGAGAGCTGTCTCTTCAGTTTGATAGGCAATGTTGGGGCCTTTATGGGTAAGAATCAGTTTCAGTATGACTGAAAATGACACGAGAACaagtcaagatttttacactattttaaagaaatccttaaagagcccctattatgggtttttgaaaatgagcttccatgcaatgtgtaacacagctctaagtgaatgaaaacatccagctgaggtttaaatctaaatgtGCATCTTGTTTAAAACTAATGATTCTTTAGTAAAATAATTGACTCTGAGTCAAATAAAATAAGAGTCGGATCTTTTGTTTGATCGCATCGACATCGTTATGGTAAATCACCAAATATGTACTTCCAGTTTCGTTAAAATGTGCACACGCTTTCCCTCCACACACTAGAGGAGGCACGGGGATCACTGGACTGATCATAACGCTAAGaggacgatcactgacagatggagattcggctgctGGAAATAATGGGTTAAAattaattttcacaacaataccacagtatagccaaccagTGGCTGTGCTTGTTCctgtaatttttcagatttttaatacAATAATCTACGCTGTAATGCAGGTAGTAATCAATTAGTAAAGTTTTAATCACCCCACGCGGCTTATAATCACATATttgttatagatcagtgcttgcaCTGTATTAaactctcaggttaaatctgtatggggctgttcacaAATCGCGTCCAAAACCACTTTAAAAACATGAcatgtgcttcttcctttaccgattttAAGTGCGTTTCTGAACTGGCGATCTtctgctgtttgcctttgctatggccaccatcagctgttcctacacacacgGGGcacggtcaattttcaaaatagttcaacttttgccattgtgtggattaatactgaatgtgtgtagTTGTTATTACTTGGGATTAGGTTTCAgagtagagcaatatgctggtctTTAACTGCATtcatttattgcattcctgcattgggctcacacatactctCTGGCTGCTATTTCAAAGCCATGGTGGGCTTTTCTCTCTGTCTtgtgctgaacgcagtcgaccaactGCAACAGACTGGATCATTggcccaatcagcgcagattagcttcacactacggaggggtttgggaacaaataagtCGCTGaatgattcatatgggagtcgataattaggtaaaaataaatgcatattataagacaatgaatgtGTTATTGACCTTGCATGCAGGTCAAACCAAAATATCCccctttttaatgcaaaataggggctctttaatgatAAACAGGAATGGAATAGTCTTAGAATTCATATATTTTACATActatatgaatggaaaatagatatttattaaaataaacacaaaatgcaaaacagTTTAGGTGTTTTTTTAATCAGCTTGTAAtaaatttactttcattttaaagaacatttaattttatgtatgacataaaatgaaatatatatatgtaagaaACAACTTTTCACCTCAACAAGAAATCTTGTGACACGAGATCTCGTTACACCCCTtctaaaaaaccttttttttaaactatagcaGACTTGATCATTTATATTTATggtgatatatgtgtgtgtagtggtcATGGTGTGCATGCTGCGATACGCTCAAGTGATTGAACACAGTCATCACTGCTGGACCAACACAAGTGCTTTGGTGTCCGGCTGCATCAATGCCCTTGGGTTGGTCATGGTGGGCAACTTCCAAGTAAGTTGGCTCATAACTTAACCCTGTTTTATACCAATCTATATAGTCTTGCATttctctcactctttctctccATGTTTTTTGCCTCAGGTGGATCATGCCAAGACGCTTCACTATGTTGGAGCAGGTGTAGCTTTCCCCGCAGGCTTGCTGTTTGTGTGTCTGCAGTGTGTTCTGACATACCGTATAGCAGAGACAGCACTGGACTACTGGATGGCTCATGTACGCGTGGCTCTCTCGGCTGGAGCTCTCGTATCACTTGTCCTCAGTATCCTTACTAAAAATACTAATCACTATTTACAGTTTAGCATATCAGTATATACAGTCATGATCTAATACATGAAAATCAAATTTGTTTGAATACACTTGAACATGATGTTATTGGCATAAAACGCAGTGTGGCTAATTGGTTTTTAACAGAAGATTATAAAAGATTAAGTTTGGCAGTTGGGTTTTCACATTGCTAACATTTCAGTATTGGCCGTACTTCATCAAATGTCAAAGTTTGGCAAGTGAAAATCccagttttgttatttatttattcattcattcattttatttttggcttagtgtctttataaatcaggggttgccacagtggaatgaaccgccaacttattcagcatatgttttacacagcagatgcccttccagctgcaacccgtcactgggatACAGTTATGTTGTTatagcaaatatttttaaatatattttttggggggaactaaactaaactataaaCATAAATTTAATTTACACAATGGCATGTAGTCTTCAACTAGAGTATTTTTTGGTGGGcaaatgcaataataaaaaaagaaccgtttgaaaataatagataaaattaaaataaaatagccaAATTCATACAGTATATCTGAGTACGTTACAAAAATGTGGTACTAAAACATCATGTAGActgttaaaatgtcattttttttgtgGCCTTTAaactaaagttgttgttttttaaaaaaaaaaatacttttcatgTTTTTAgcttaaaaacaatttcagataATAACAGATTTTTGGTGCATAGTTTTACAAATTTGGTATCTCACGATTCATTATTCACAATAAcagatttatcaaaaaaaaaaaaaaattatacaaaagttCAATAATTTGATTACTAATAGAAAAGCTCTAGTAGACTTTGACAGTTTACAAATTTCAGTTAAGTCCATTTATTGTTATGAAATCAAAATAGATCTGCTTTGTTAGCTTACATCAGGTATGTAACGATTCACTCATGATTTGATACGATTGATACTAATCTCACGATTCAGTCACAATTTTTTAGCAAAAAGTATTTTATACAAAATTTAGATGAAGAgcgcttttgtttttttgttttagatgctGCACATTAtttgcaaaataatatattttctgccatttaaaaaaagtccctttaaggcaagtcatttaacTTGGcgaccatctttgaaacacctctcggccAGTATGCTCGGACATTCCGTTtaaatagggaaacatcaaattctccaaaataaCTTGCCCACTTTACGATTCTATTTCATAttacgaataaccaataaaaataaACGACAAAGCTCGCGTCTGGTCTGATCCCCTCCCccggagaattgtcattctatagcgatcactgattggcttCTGTAATGGAAGACGGGCTTATTTGCTATATAGTgttcactgattggctcctgtactagaaagcggggcttcattcgccatattgacagttacacttttccccattcaaaagtatatgagtgacatgtcttgtgtattttatagtttttGGCCATAATaaatttgctattttaaaaacaaacataggatttaaaaacaataataaaaactaaataagacAAGCTAAAACTGCAgggattttatatttttaaaaagaactaTCAGCATATGtatgttttctggcataagctAAGGTCTTTGCACATTAACAATGTCCCCTGCTGATGAAAAAACTCTTTCACTGGGGACTGAGTGGAGAGgtaagcctttcctaaaccagagagaggtatgtacagaggtggtcaatagTCCCGCTGATCCAGTGGACTGGGCACTGGCAAAAATAAACTGattattaaattactaattaTATAGTAGGATAGAGACAGCAGTTGACTTATGTaggtaaataattaatattacttgtataatGCTTTGTAAACCTATCAGTGTGATATACGTAAGAAGAGATAACCTTGAACacttttaaatattcaataataataagcaaataattaaaatatgcataaattaatttgaaaatgctgaaaaagCTGGTTCTGTAACAGGACAACcttctctttcagtctgaaaaaaaaatctttacactTTGACTATTGTAACACTCATGCACTGTGTGATCTCCGTAGCACATATAAAGCAAGCGGCGCAGTCCAGTCCATGTGGTTTGgcttataaatagtttttttttttttttgtatagacATCTTTGACAGTAGTTTTTTTACTGTGCTGAGAGATTATGTGCATCATATTCGTTCTGTTAGTGGAAGTAAACGTCTTTTTGCAGTTTCTGGAGACAGTTTGAGTTTTGTCTAGCGCACtttactgctgtcattttactctgccgTCCCAGCTCTTGCTCACCGCTGGTGTGCAAGTAAACAGCGCTCCCTCTGATCAAAAAATGTAtcacaatttattttacatttctaccAGTTTGATTCATGACGTATTTTAATCGATTTTCAGCCGACTTACGgtgaattgttacatccctagctcacatttctgtttttgaggtgaaCAGTTAATCCAATTTACAAAAATTAATGTTTGTCTTGGTGAAAAATGTGAATGATATGGCATTTGTCTTGCTGTTCCTTCTCTGATGTCAGTTTAGTCAAAGTCAAAGCATCTTTGCTTTAAACCACTCCCATACAACAAATGCATTGCTTCGAGCACAAGATAGCATTGAGGAGTGCTAAAATAGAACTCCATTCTCCATTCTGTAATCCATTTTAGGAAAAACATCACAATATTAAAGACAGTAAGAACTTTAAGCTGTTAACCACTGAATTGAAAAGTCTTCCAGTAtcatctttaaaatgtttattcattcaaaaatgaaaattctgttataaattactCACCTTTTATCATTCCAATCCCTAAGATTTGTGGTCatattcagaacacaaattaagatacttGATAAAATTCGAGAGcgctctcatcctccatagacagcaatttTCTGAGACACTCAGAGTCcagaaacattaataaaacattccATGTCACCTAATTTGATCgattgtaatcatacaaagctcttTTTTCTGCACCCAATAAGTAATGTAAGTACAACtttgtttgcatttgtttgaTTTGTCTACGCTTTGTGTTTCATTTTATCTTCTGATCTACTTGTGGAAAACAGACTACTGCCTGCCATGGGATTGGACGGATCCTTAATCCACATTTCCTTCTTCCATATGGTAAAACTATTTAGATGGTGCTCTGTGGTGCAGCAGAAATATTAACAGTGTATTGAGTCATAGCTTGGCGCTGTGGACAGCCACCGATTTGCAGCGCTGGTGTGCGTACACTGATAGAAATCTTTGTTTAGAATTCTATAGTGCATGGCGCTGTGTGGTGTGGCACATCTGGTGTGCGACCCTCTTTACAGTCAGCAGCGCAAACTGCAAGCGTTGTATTGCTTGTAGTAATTGCACATCTTGATCTGAAGTAGAACATATAGGCATATAGCaaagtttttactttttgttttttttgcacacaaaagTGTCCTTGGTGCTTTGTATGATAACAGTCCAACCACTGAAGTCACAGTGACTGTTCTGAGGATTTTTTTGGTTGCTTTTATGGAGCTTGGTCTCTTGACTATTGCTATATCAATGGTCTTAAAGGTttaagacaccctggagtactttttaaaaatttaacagAGCACCTGGCTAAAATTTTTgcaactgtcagctttaattgttgGTAAAACTGGATCGTTTGAAGCTTTTGTCGGCTAATTTCTTCCTCCGGGTTTAACATTTTTTTgggggtgggatcaaaatcggtgacgtagcacAAATCTGCTTGTGGACTGATGACaagtcagtttctcattattcaAAACTGAGTTTTCTGATCCTATAAGAAGACACTGCTTCTAAATTATTTATAAgggcatgtgctttccgaagccTGTGAGACCGCTTGAAAATGACTGAGTGAGACCATGTCCGCGGACGACACGGGTCGATTGTTTCTGTGATCCAAAGGGTTTGTTACAATGTTTTTTCCTGCAACGCTATCAAGACCGATGCATCAaggctgttggtttgcagcaagcatttttgtcgggagatgctgctgtgttcacacatGTTTAACATCTTCCAGATTACTGGTATGGCTAATGATTGAAATAGATAGGGCaaaagacctgctgcactgctgtccactgtgtctgcattcagacccaggatTTAGAAGGAGAAAAGTCCTCCTCATTTGTAGTGTtaatataaacacgattatctctATAATGAtgtaacaaattgtggttatgtgtatatgaaattacgaataacaaatgttgcagggcattaaattacttttattgctttttaactttgtaaattataaaattgTTCCCCTTACTGTTCGTGTcccattttgtgagccaactgacaacagttgttcgctcccgcCTTTTTCCCccgctctgctggccacgcccacaccTCCCTCAGCTCACAGCGGTTCAAGCCCATCTCGGAGCATTTTTGAGAAATTTCTGAGTTAGACTCAAACCGAATGAGGAGGTTTCATAGCTAtttaaactcaatttctggagggcagcagctctgcacagtttagctccaaccacctccaaatcACCCTTGTTTAAatgtctctagtagtcttgaacatctTAATtaattggatcagctgtgtttgactagggttggagcaaaactgttcaGAGCTGCGGCTCTACAGGATTCGAGACCAGCAGTATGCTATATACAGTTGGAAGagttcctgcagagtttagctccaaccctgatcaaatacaactaaaccaactaagtaGGATCTGAAGGGGCACTTGGTAAttatagacaggtgtgtttgatcaaggttgcagctgaactctgctagaaggtggatctccaggaacaggagcAGCCTAATCTAATCTATACTAATTTGTGCTCCAAAGATGAATAAAAGTCTTAGGGGATTGTAATgttatgagggtgagtaattcaTAAAATACTTTTCTTTTTGTGCGTGAGCTAATCCTGTAAGTCTAACCATTTTTTTAATGTCAACCTGTTTTTAATGTTGAAAGTTACTGTGGTCATATTCCTTAACTTCATTCTTCCTTTTCAAGGTGGTGTCTTCTTCGTGCATGAGAGTTTTGTTTTGCAGCATGCTGCAGCCATCTGTGAATGGGTCTTCACGGTTTTGGTCCTAGTGTATTACGGCACCTTTACTTATGAGTTTGGCACTGTCAACACTGACACCATGATGGCGGCCTTAATGAAACGCAGTCAACATCACCATCCAGGGTCATCGGTCATTATGGGGGGCATTAGTAAGGGTGTTGCAATGGGATGTGGCGCCCGTGGTCTAAAGTCACCCGGAGGCAGCAGCACTTCCACACACCTCAACTGCACACCAGAGAGCATCGCCATGCTTTAGGAGTTAACCACTAAAGCACTCGCTCAGACCTCAGCACATAGACTCTGAACTCTTCATCTGGCTCATGGATTTGAGAAAAACTGGTACAAGCAATACAGCGTTTACAGTGAGTTTGCAGACTTGCTAAATATAATCATAACAGTAACAGGTAAGGTATTTATCGTTCAAGTGTAAGATAACTCAAAGAGAGTCTCAGTAACCAGCAGAGATGATTCTTTCCCCATGAATCATGGGAACTTTGAGAGAAAGGATTTAAAACTGCAATAATTCATCTCCAAAGGCACATTCACACTGACCATGACAAAAAGTGTTTAGGGTTAACCTAATTTCCCATTGGTTGAGGAAATTAGGACATCTTGTAGAGTGCTGCTTGGAAGATGCATTTTTATAGCTGAAACCCATAAACTATTTAGCATTTTAACTCATCCAATTTTTTAATCCTAAGGTTATTTatgtgttattataattttttgtactTAATTTGTTTCGCTAATGTcatatgtattaaaaaaaaacaattcaagaaATAGAAAGGTAATAGTGAGGGGTTTACTTTTAATCACGAtgttcacttatttatttttatttattatgctttgaaaatgaaagtagTACAAAACATCTCTTCTTTGTTgcttaacaaaaaattatttattaattaattaatcaaaactAAATTAATCACTTGAGTCATTAttcccttttacacatacagacattTCGCGAAAATTACCAGCTATTTctggaaagggatcatgtgtgaatgggcccttttttaaaaatactggtaaatttgttctggcaatTTTTTGGAAAGAGAAGCTGTAACATTACAGGTAATTTTGCTgaaatgctgcactgtgtgaatgcaGGGAAAATTGCCAGAAAGAAATTACCAATaagaacattcagacacattcacatccaTGCTGTGTACgaaaataaaaatctttgaatattttcccagacacatttagctgctagatgttagtcagataacgttctATGTTCCTTCTTCAGTTGCTTTACGCGTGTGTACGCGAAGCAGCCAGTAAGTGACAGCACAAACGCATATTATATACCAAAAGCccgaccccttctatgtttacaaatacaagcgcagccgtttaaaggtTATTTCTGGTTAATTATGTCAGATTTAACTcgcattttggaatggatgtatgaatggtcttttccggaaaaattctggaacgttcttgcctgtgtgaacagtgttttttcttcatttaccggtaaagtcatttTGATAAATTTCTATCactgtgaaaggggctaatgatttagTGATCAATACTTgatagcaaagagcttagaatgaccaagaggcgacactctagtgtaatttgggaaatagcCACTTGAAggtgcggcggccattttggaatgaaaacttcAAAAGAACAgaagcatattataagtctgttaaataaactattaaaagtgctgatgattgtggtagtaagtgttgtattgtcgtctttcaggttgtatctcagctttaatgagctttttaaataaataaaaaaacaaacaaagcagctgcttgccatcacaACAGTAATGCGATtcaatggacagccgatcactttcactccaaaatggcggagtccggggctgttgctgggcgctgctgtgtcaatggaacgttctattgagtgtcgtctcttggtcattctaagctctttgttgATAGTTACTAGTGTTTTAAttgaatcagcatttttaaatttCAAGGATTTGCTGCCACCTACTGGCTGTTTTATTGTCAGTTTTTTATCCATTATGGACGGCCAAAACACACtcaaaatagtttttgtttaacAAAGACAAGatggtatttatgtatttatctttgtaaaataaattagcacatcttttgttttttataactttttttacaaTTCCATTAacttgtttttctttaaaaagggCAGTTGTTAGCTGTTGGTAAACAGCAAGACAGGTTTTTAGGTATATCAAGGGTCACCATGACAAACAGAAAAAGCATGTTACTTTATGTTAGTGCAAGCTATTTCAAAGTCtctttaagacaagtcatttcacttggcggctatctttaaaacgcctctcaggcagcatgttcaggcattctgtttgaatgggaaaacatcaatTTCTCCAAAACTGCTCTCCAAGATtatgattgaatttcatatttGGAATTATCAGTAAAAGTAAACATCAActgtctttttaatttaatttctaaacgtCCGATTCACATAAAATCTGCacaaactcacgtctggtcccagcccctcccccagagtatcgtcagtctatagcgatcaatgattggctcctgtactagaaggcgggctttattcaccatattgaccattacacttttcctcaTTCAAAATGCTATTAGTGACATGCCTTGTTTATTCTAAAGTCTTTGGCTAGTCTTGGTCTTTCagggaatacatttttttttaaatatagaatgAAGAAGTTGTTGGAAACTAGTGGGATGATTTTGATATTATGTGACTGGGGTGTAGTATATTAATAGTCTACATTTATCTTTTTTCAGTTCTATTTATTCTTAATAAAAGtgtcaattttaaatattatcatGTTGATCAAAATGTGTTGTTCACAGAGTTGGGTTTTCACTGAGGGAACTAGTGTGATGCTAACTTCTGGGTGGCCTACAAAAATAAGGAATCGTTGCAGCACTCTAATGGTTGTCAGCAAAGTGTATGTCTGCAGAAATATGATGTGATTTGAAGCAATGGCCATTATTCACCAACTCTCATTTGGTCTCCTGTCTTTGTCAGTGTGAATCTGTTACAGAGACGTCAGCAATACTGACAAATTCGTCTTAAGTAGATAATTGGCTAAACCTGTCCAACCCCCCCGTAACCCTGTTTAATCTGCATAAACTGTGATTACACGACAGGTCAAGCCATCACCGTAGCAATGGAGAATTTTGAGTTAGTCGCACCAGCCATT
This window encodes:
- the tmem150ab gene encoding transmembrane protein 150Ab (The RefSeq protein has 2 substitutions compared to this genomic sequence), with amino-acid sequence MTAWIVLPVSLSAFSITGIWIVYAMAVMNHHVCPVENWSYNLTCTEETAKRGFPKTCCTLQDIPLISKCGCYPPESCLFSLIGNVGAFMVVMVCMLRYAQVIEHSHHCWTNTSALVSGCINALGLVMVGNFQVDHAKTLHYVGAGVAFPAGLLFVCLQCVLTYRIAETALDYWMAHVRVALSAVALVSLVLSGVFFVHESFVLQHAAAICEWVFTVLVLVYYGTFTYEFGTVNTDTMMAALMKRSQHHHPGSAVIMGGISKGVAMGCGARGLKSPGGSSTSTHLNCTPESIAML
- the tmem150ab gene encoding transmembrane protein 150Ab isoform X1, which translates into the protein MVVMVCMLRYAQVIEHSHHCWTNTSALVSGCINALGLVMVGNFQVDHAKTLHYVGAGVAFPAGLLFVCLQCVLTYRIAETALDYWMAHVRVALSAGALVSLVLSGVFFVHESFVLQHAAAICEWVFTVLVLVYYGTFTYEFGTVNTDTMMAALMKRSQHHHPGSSVIMGGISKGVAMGCGARGLKSPGGSSTSTHLNCTPESIAML